GTGAATATAAAAAAGCTTTAATGCACTATAGAAATGTAGTCACTTCCAATCAAGACTTAGAGTACAAAAAACTTCATAATATGGGTAACTCATACGTAAAACTAAATGACCTACAAAATGCAAAAAGAGTTTATGAAAAAGCTTTAAAAATAAAAGATGATAAAGATACTAAAGAAAATCTAGAAGCAGTTTTAAAAGCCCTTGAAAATAAAGACAAAAAACAAGACCAACAAAATAAAAATGAGCAAAACAAGTCTCAAGATGAAAATAAAGATAAAAAACAAAAAAATAAAAATTCAAAAGATAAGCAAGATAAAGATAAAAAAAATAAAGACTCAAAAAATAGTCAAGAAAAAAGCGAAGATAAAAACAAACAAAAAAGTAAAAAAGATAAACAAGAAAATGCAGATAAACAAAATCAATTAAGTGATGCAGAAGAAAAGAAATGGCTTAAAAAGTTAGAACAATCTAAAGAAGTACCTGTTATGCTTAAAAAGTTTGATTCCAAGGAGCAAAGTGGAGATACTTCAACTCCTTGGTAAAGGGGTTTAATAGTTAGCTGTTTTTCTCATTTGCATTAATTCTCTTTGTACTGAGATATTAATATTTTCATCAGCATCAAAGTTTAAAGCATAGTTTCTTCCATCATAATCTACAGAATTTAAAATAATTTTCATAGCTTCAAGTCTTGCTTTATGTTTATCATCACTTCTAACAATATGCCATGGAGCAGCTCTTGAAGATGTACGTCTAAGCATCTCATATTTTTTCTCAGAAAACTCTGACCATAAATCTTGAGCTTGCATATCTACTTCTGAAAATTTCCATTGTCTTAGAGGATCATTGATTCTTCTATCAAATCTTCTTTTTTGTTCATCTTTAGAAACAGAGAAATAAAGTTTGATTAAAATCATTCCTTGTCTTACTAAATCTTGCTCAAAATTCACAACGTCTTCCATAAAAATTTCATACTCTTCTTTTGTACAAAATCCAAAAATTGGTTCAACCATAGCTCTGTTGTACCAAGATCTATCAAATAATACCATTTCTCCACCAGTTGGGAAGTGTTGAATATATCTTTGTAAAAACCATTGATTTCTTTGCGTTTCAGTTGGTTTACCTAAAGCAACAACTCTATAGTGTTTGTTATTCATATATCTAGTAATTCGTCTAATCGCCCCACCCTTACCTGAAGCATCTCTTCCTTCAAAAAGAATAATCATTCTTTTGTTTTCTGCTTCAAGATAATTTTGTAGTTTAATTAACTCAATTTGATATTTTTTTAACTCTTCTAAATCATAAATTTTTTGTACACCATCTTTTAAAGTCTCTGGGTCTAAATCTTTGAAATCACCTAAAATAGCTTTTAAGTTTTTATTCTCTTCTAATAATTGTTGGTATTTTTTATCAAAGTTTTTTTCTGTAATTGGTTTCTCTACAGTTGTTTCTTCTTTTTCAACTACTATTGAGTCTTTGAATTTTTGCATTAAAGTAAGTGCAGTTTTTTTTGTAAGATTATCTTTTTTTGTATAACCTAATACTTTTACATATCTTTTTTTATTATATTGAAACCTTGCAATATATTTTTTCCCAAAAGTTGGGTGTGCAGCCTTTGAAATATATAAACCACTATATTCAGTTTTATCAAAATCACTTAAATTCATTACAACTACGCCTTTGCAAATTTATTTTGTTTTTCCATATATTCTAACTCTTTTTTCCCTGGAACTAGAATATTACTATCAGTTTTAAACTCTTTATTTTCTATTTTATTTGGATAATTAACTTGTGATAAAATATGCTTAATACAGTTAATTCTAGCTCTTTTTTTATTATCACTTCTTATTATTGTCCATGGTGCAAAATCTGTATTTGAAGACATAAGCATTGAAAATTTAGCTACTGTATATTTATCCCAATATTTTTGAGACTCTTTATCAACAGGAGAAAGTTTATATTGTTTTAAAGGGTCAACTTCTCTTTTCTTAAATCTTCTTGCTTGCTCTTTTTTTGATACTGAAAAATAAAACTTAAGAAGAATAATTCCAGATTTTACAAGCATTTGCTCAAACTCTGGAACTTCTCTTAAAAACTCATGATGCTCTTCAGAAGTACAAAATCCCATAACTGGTTCAACACCAGCTCTGTTGTACCAAGACCTGTCAAAAAGTACAATTTCACCTGCACTAGGTAGATGTTTAGTATACCTTTGAAAATACCATTGTGTTTTTTCTACATCACTTGGTTTTTCTAAAGCAACTACTCTTGCACCCCTTGGATTTAAATGTTCTGTAATTCTTTTGATAGTACCACCTTTTCCAGCAGCATCTCTACCTTCAAAAATCATAAGAACTTTTAATCCTTTGTCTTTTACATGATTTTGAAATTTTAGTAACTCAATTTGAAGTTTTGTTAACTCTTTTTCGTACTCTAAAGTCTCTTTTTTTACCCAAATTTGAACTTTTTTACTTTTAGTTTTTAACTCTTCTTTTTTCTCTGGGTCACTAATTGATACTTGATTCTCATCTTTTTTTGTATCTATTTCTTCGTCTTTAGTCTTTTCATTTTCTATAGTTTTATCTTGCGCCATTATTTTTCCAATTTGTAATTATAATCTTGATTTGTATGCATTATACCCAAAATTATTTACAATTTGGTAACAGCCCTTCTTATTTTTTATTACTTGAGATGGTAACTTAATTCCATTAAAGGTCGTAGTCTTTACCATCGTATAGTGAATCATATCTTCTAAAATAATTTTATCGCCTACTTTTAGGGGCTTATCAAAGGAATAATCACCGATAATATCACCTGCTAAGCAAGTATTTCCTCCTAGACGATAAGTGTATTTTTTTTCATTGGCAAGACCTGAATTTCTAATATCTGCACGGTATGGCATAGCTAAAGTATCAGGCATATGAGCCTCAGCTGAAGTATCTAAAATGGCTATTTGCATTTGATTTTCTACAATATCTAATACAGTTGCCATAAGGTAACCTGTTTGCCAACCTACTGCTTCACCTGGCTCTAGAAAAACATCCAAATGAGGATATCTTTCTTTAAACTCTTTTAATAATTTTATTAAACCTTCAACATCATAATCAGCTCTTGTGATATGATGTCCTCCACCAAAGTTTACCCATTTCATCCCTACTAAATATTCACCAAAGTTTTCTTCAAAGTTTGCTAATGCCCCTTGAAGTGCATCTACATTTTGCTCACAAAGAGCATGAAAGTGTAAACCTTCAATTAAATCTAGTTTATCTGCTTGAAAATTTTTCTTTGTAATTCCAAGTCTTGAATATGTACCACAAGGATTATATAAATCAACTTCTACAGAGGAGTATTCAGGATTTACTCTAAGTCCAATAGAAGTTTTTCCATAAGCTTTTTTACCATATCTTTCAAGTTGAGAAAATGAGTTAAATACTAAGTGATTAGAAATATCTATAATCTCATCTATCTCTTCATCTTTAAAAGCAGGACTATAAGTATGAACTTCTTTTTGAAATTCCTCTTTTGCTAAAAGTGCTTCATGTAATCCACTTGCACAACAACCGTAAAGATACTTTCTACAAAGTTCAAAACTAGACTTTAATGCAAAACCTTTTAAAGCTAGTAAGATTTTTACATCTGCTTCATCTTGAACTTTTTTTAAAAGTTTTAAATTGTTTTCTAAAAGCTCTTCTTCACATATAAATGCTGGACTTGGTAACTCTTCTAGTGACTTAAAAGTTTGTTTTTCCATTTGATTGTTTCCTATGAAATAGTAAGTTTTGTTTTTTCTTGTTTCTGAAGATTAAGATATTTTATTCTAAAACAAGGCTTGAAAAGTATAAAGGGAGGAATTTACTCTTAGTAAATGACTCTCTTTATATCTTTTTGTAAACGAAGTTTTTGGAAAAAAGAATTAATCTAGCTCTAATATCTTCCAAGGAAGACCTTGAGTCATTAATTCATCCATAAATGGTTTTGCATCAAACTCTTCAATGTTGAACACACCTTTTGAATCCCAAATACCTTTGTATAACATTTTAGTTCCAATCATCGCTGGAACTCCTGTAGTATAACTTACAGCTTGTGCTCCTGTCTCTTTGTAACACTCTTGGTGGTCACAAACATTGTAGATATAAACTTTCTTTTTCTTTCCATCTTTAATACCTTCAATGATACAACCAATATTTGTTTTACCAACTGTTCTTGGTCCTAATGAAGCTGGGTCTGGTAATAATGTAGTTAAAAACTCTATTGGAGTAATTTCTACACCTTTGTGCATTACAGGTTCAATACCTAACATACCTACATTTTGTAAACAATTCATATGTTGGATATAAGAATCACCAAATGTCATAAAGAATCTAATTCTTTTTAAACCTTTGATATTTTTAGAAAGACTCTCTAACTCTTCATGATATAAAAGATAAGATGGTTTTACACCAACTTCTGGATAATCATGTTCAACTTTTATTTCTAATGGTTTTGTTTCAATCCATTTACCATCTTCCCAGTATCTACCATTTGCAGATACTTCTCTTAAGTTGATTTCTGGGTTAAAGTTTGTAGCAAAAGGATATCCATGGTCACCTGCATTACAATCCATGATATCAATATAGTGAATCTCATCAAATAAATTTTGTTGAGCATAAGCACAAAATACACCTGTAACACCTGGGTCAAATCCAGAACCTAAAAGTCCCATTATTCCAGCTTTTTTAAACTGTTCATCTCTTGCCCATTGCTCTTTGTACTCAAACTTAGCTTCATCTGGGTGCTCATAATTTGCAGTATCTACGTAATCAACACCTGCTTGTGTACAAGCATCCATAATTGTTAAATCTTGATAAGGTAAAGCTACATTTAAAACAACTTTTGGATTAACTTCTTTGATTAAATCCACTAATTGAGGAATATTATCAGCATCAACTTGTGCAGTTTGAATTTCAACTCCAAGTTTTTCTTTAATATCCATTGCAATTGAATCACACTTTTTAATTGTTCTTGACGCTAGTGTAATTTTTTCAAATGTATCAATATTCATAGCACACTTAACTGTGGCAACTCTACTTACTCCACCTGCACCAATGATTAAAATACCTTTTTTCATCTATTTCTGCTCCATATTTTTAAATTGAATGTTTATTTTTTTAATTGCGTTTATCATTGCATCACATATCTTATTTAATTCTTCATTAGTAATTGTATAAGCAACGATTGAATAAATCAGTTTTCCAAATGGTCTTATCCATACACCTTGATTTTGACACTCATCTTGTATATCTTGAGCGAAATGGGGACTATGAAGTTCTACAACACCAATTGCACCAATTGTTCTAATATCTTTTACGATTTCTACTTCTTCTAAAGTCTTTAGTTTTTGAGTAAATATTTTATTGATATTTGAAACTTTTTCTTGCCAGTTTGATTCTAAAAGTAAATCAATACTAGCATTTGCCACACTACAAGCTAAAGGATTTCCCATAAATGTTGGACCATGCATAAGTACACCTATTTCAGAGTTCGAAATAGTATCACTTATGTGTTTTGTTGTACACATTGCAGCAAGTGTCATCATGCCACCTGTTAGACATTTTCCAATAGTTATAATATCTGGTACCACATCTGCATGTTCACAAGCCCACATTTTACCTGTGTGACCAAAGCCTGTTGCTATCTCATCAGCAATGAAAATTATATCATATTTTGTACATAATTCACGCACTTTTTTTAGATAACTAGGATTGTGAATTCTCATACCACCTGCACCTTGAACCACTGGTTCTAGTACAATACCTGCTACTTCATGGTGATGTTTTTCTATTGTTTTTTTAATATTTTCAATACTTGTAAAGATATTGTTTGGTAAATAGTTTCCATATAGTGAGTGCATACTATTATTTGGGTCACACACTCCCATACAACCTAAGGTATCTCCATGGTAAGCATTTTCTAAAGATATAAACTTATCTACATTTTTACCTTTTGCTTTTTGGTATAAAATAGCTGTTTTTAATGCAACTTCAATACTAACACTTCCACTGTCTGCTAAAAATACACTAGGTAATCCAGTAAGTTTTGCTAACTTTTCACAAAGTAAAGCTGCTGGTTCGTGTGTAAGTCCACCAAACATCACATGGGGCATGATTTTTGCTTGGTTTTGTAAAGCCTCTACTAGCTTTGGATGGTTATATCCATGGATAGCGCTCCACCATGAACTCATGGCATCTATTAGTTCAGTATCATCTTCTAAGACAATAGTTTGTCCAAAAGTTTTCTTTACTGGCAATATTTTTGTTTTCGTTGGCAAGGAGTTATAAGGGTGCCAAGCATGCTTTTTGTCTAATTCTATATAATTCATAAGTAATATTATATAAAAAAAGTGCTATGATTCCACTTTATTTAATGGGGATGACTTGGTATCGATTAGAGCAGTGAGGATCAGTTGCATGTCGGCCTGAACATGCCGTTACGCGGTTCATTTTTTTTAGACGCAAACAATACTGATTACGCTCCAGCTTACGCAAAAGCTGCGTAAGTTTAACAACTTATAGGACTCGCCTTAGGGCTTGAGACCTCGGAGGCTCACACTACTGATTCTATCTAAGTAGATTTTAGTGGGTTCACCCAAGATAGATTATCATCTTAGAGTTGATTTGGCTAATTTGAGACACTTTTAAATCTTAGCTTCGCAATTGTTTTTGCGGGTTGAGCTATTGTGAAGTGAAATTTTTCAACCCTTCTAAGCATGTAGACGCTGGTAGTAGCTGTTTTAAGACTGGAGTTCGATTCTCCACATCTCCACCAATATTAATAATTATACTTTCTATTTTATTCTAAAAGGTTCGATATAATCGAACTTTAACATTCTAAATTATTCTATCTCATTCTTATAGTTTTTAATAATTTCTAAGATTTATTACGGTAATTGCTAAAGTTCAAAAATGGATACCGTATAAATGATAAAATAAGTATCAATTTCCTTTATTTAAAAAAGAATTTAAAAAATTTATAATATAATTTAATGAAATAGTGTTATAAGTATCTATTTTATGGTATATTTAATCTAATAAAAGATTTAAAAAATAATTTAAAAAAAGTATAGATAATCTATACTTTTTTATATAAAAAGGTTACGAATGTATACAACTCCAACTATACCACAAACTGAACATTATCCTTTAAAGCAAGAGATACTTAATAAAGCAGAGCGTATTATAATTGAAAGTGCTAAGTTAACAGGAAATTTAAATATACATATAATTAATGCAATAAAAGAAAATTTACGGACTATAAACTCTTATTACTCAAATAAAATTGAATCAGAAGGTACTCATCCTATTGATATTGAACGTGCAATGAAAAATGAATTTTCACAAGATGATAAAAAGAAAAGTATGCAACAATTGTCATTGGTACATATTGAAGTACAAAAATATTTAGAAACAACACTAGATATCTCATCTAAAGCATATTCATTAGAAAAAATACTAGAGATTCATAAAGAATTTTATAGTAAAGAAGAAATGAAATATGCACTAAATATTAAAAATGGTGAGTTAGAAGTAGAAATGATACCTGGGAAACTAAGAGAAGGTTATGTACGAGTTGGAGAACATATCCCACCTCAAAGTGATGAATTAATAGCTTGCTTCAATGAATTTGAGATGTTATATAATCAATCTAGGAACTCTACACACACAATGAAACTAATCTATGCTTTATGTTCTCATCATAGATTAACATATATACATCCATTTTATGATGGAAATGGAAGAGTATCTAGACTTTATTTAGATTACTTATTGTATCACTCTGATATCCAAGGTTATGGATTATGGAATATATCAAGAGGACTTGCTAGAAATCAAAAAGAGTATAGGAAGTTTCTGTCTTTAGCAGATGAAAAGTTTAGTGGATATAATGATGGAAGAGGACCATTAACATTAAAAGGACTTGAAAACTTTTTAGAATTTATGTTAGATATTGCATTAGATCAAGTATTATTTATGAGTGAATATTTAAAATTAGATTCTATGGCAACAAAGATAAAAGCTTATGTTGAGCTTTCACAAAAAAAACTAATTCATAATGTCAAGCCTCTACCAAAAAATTCAAATAAACTATTAGAATATTTATTGGTTCATGGAGAAGTAACTAGAGGTGATGCACAAGAAATCTTAGGTGTAAGTGCTCCTAAGGCTATAGCTATTGTAAAAGAGTTACTAGAAGAAGATTACTTACAAACAGATAGTCCTAGAGGAAAATTAAGATTTAAATTAAATAGTAAATTATCTAACTATCTTGTACCTGATTTATTTGAAAATTAAATAAATAGACCCATTCTTAAAATATACCTCATAATTGAATATTCATTATTATTCAAAAAATGATTCCTTTTAGTTTCACTATATAGTAAGTAATTATTTTATAAATTTATAATACAAAAGGAAATAAATGGCAATAAAAAATTTAATTTTAGTTGCAATTGCAGTATGTTTAATGATTACTGGATGTACAAGAAAATCAACAGTACAAAAAGAAACATTTAATAAAACATTCAAATATAAAAGGTTCTATAGCTCTTTTAACTGGTTAATTTGGAGATGAAGCTGGACAGCATATTTATTAAAGAGAAGAGTATATTACATTACAAACTGCATTAGGAAAAGTAGTTAAAGACTTAGGACATATATCTGTTAATTATATGATGGAACAAGTTTAATAACAACATAGGTAAGGATATATATGTCCTTACTTTATTTACAATTAACATTATATGTATAATCTATATAATCTCGATCTTTATCTTTATATGATAATTCAATAAAATGCTTAAAAAGTTCAAACTCATTACTGTCTAAAATTAAGTATTGAGGCTTATTATTCAAAAAATCTATATTCCATTTAAACAATTCTGGATATTTAGAATCAAACCACATTAAAAAAGTTAATGTTTCAGGAGTATGTTTATGACCTAATCTACTTAATAGAATAACTGAATCTATAATATGATAATGATTCATAATAGGATCAAAGTTTATTGTTTTATCATGATCTTTATCAGCATGTTTAAAAAAGTTTTTAAACGCATTAATAAAAGTAAATACTTCTTTTTTACTCATTCTTTTTGTATGATTATTTTCTAGCATAGTGTTTGAAATATCCTTTTCTTGCACTTTTACTAACGTTCTTAATATTTCATTAGTAGCACCAACAATAGTATGAATTGATATATCATCTTTTCTTTCAAAAAACATATATATTGATGTGTTTAATTGATTTATTGCAGCAGTAAGTTTATTTATTGTAGTTATATTTTCAAGTTTTACCATTACTTATCACCTTTTATTATTTATATAGAATGTTTTAAAATCTCATCATTAAACTCTTGAAAGTTTTCAATAAAATGTTCTTTTGTCCTTTCTGTTGTATGAAGTGATATTCTAGTATCTCCATTATTTAGATAAGGTCTATAATCGACATAATGATTTTGCCAAACTGTTTTAAAATCATTTAATTCAATAGTTCTAGTAAGTTTGAAAAAACTTTTAAATTCAATATGTTGAAATAAAATAGCCATTGTCTTTATAAATAAATAAGAAGTCGAATTTATAAGTTTTTGTGCAGTTTGAATGATTGGTAAATCATCAATAATATGATCTAAATATAACTTACCTTGAGTTGTAATATAAACACAAAACAAATCACTATTTAATGATAATATATTTCTATTGTGTGCAAATTCATTTCGCAAGTTTGTTTTACCACTAGCTAGATTAATCAATACTCCATCAAAAAAATGTTTACATTCTTCAAAAGCTTCTAAGATCTTAACCGATTCTAAAGATGAACTATCCCTTAATCTTTTTTCAAAATTACTAAAATATCCTTTTTCTTCATAAATAGGTAAAACCCTTTTTAGGACCTTTCCACATTCTTGATCCACTTTTTCATTATTACTACCATTAT
The genomic region above belongs to Arcobacter sp. CECT 8983 and contains:
- a CDS encoding saccharopine dehydrogenase family protein; translation: MKKGILIIGAGGVSRVATVKCAMNIDTFEKITLASRTIKKCDSIAMDIKEKLGVEIQTAQVDADNIPQLVDLIKEVNPKVVLNVALPYQDLTIMDACTQAGVDYVDTANYEHPDEAKFEYKEQWARDEQFKKAGIMGLLGSGFDPGVTGVFCAYAQQNLFDEIHYIDIMDCNAGDHGYPFATNFNPEINLREVSANGRYWEDGKWIETKPLEIKVEHDYPEVGVKPSYLLYHEELESLSKNIKGLKRIRFFMTFGDSYIQHMNCLQNVGMLGIEPVMHKGVEITPIEFLTTLLPDPASLGPRTVGKTNIGCIIEGIKDGKKKKVYIYNVCDHQECYKETGAQAVSYTTGVPAMIGTKMLYKGIWDSKGVFNIEEFDAKPFMDELMTQGLPWKILELD
- the nspC gene encoding carboxynorspermidine decarboxylase — encoded protein: MEKQTFKSLEELPSPAFICEEELLENNLKLLKKVQDEADVKILLALKGFALKSSFELCRKYLYGCCASGLHEALLAKEEFQKEVHTYSPAFKDEEIDEIIDISNHLVFNSFSQLERYGKKAYGKTSIGLRVNPEYSSVEVDLYNPCGTYSRLGITKKNFQADKLDLIEGLHFHALCEQNVDALQGALANFEENFGEYLVGMKWVNFGGGHHITRADYDVEGLIKLLKEFKERYPHLDVFLEPGEAVGWQTGYLMATVLDIVENQMQIAILDTSAEAHMPDTLAMPYRADIRNSGLANEKKYTYRLGGNTCLAGDIIGDYSFDKPLKVGDKIILEDMIHYTMVKTTTFNGIKLPSQVIKNKKGCYQIVNNFGYNAYKSRL
- the ppk2 gene encoding polyphosphate kinase 2 encodes the protein MAQDKTIENEKTKDEEIDTKKDENQVSISDPEKKEELKTKSKKVQIWVKKETLEYEKELTKLQIELLKFQNHVKDKGLKVLMIFEGRDAAGKGGTIKRITEHLNPRGARVVALEKPSDVEKTQWYFQRYTKHLPSAGEIVLFDRSWYNRAGVEPVMGFCTSEEHHEFLREVPEFEQMLVKSGIILLKFYFSVSKKEQARRFKKREVDPLKQYKLSPVDKESQKYWDKYTVAKFSMLMSSNTDFAPWTIIRSDNKKRARINCIKHILSQVNYPNKIENKEFKTDSNILVPGKKELEYMEKQNKFAKA
- a CDS encoding Fic family protein; protein product: MYTTPTIPQTEHYPLKQEILNKAERIIIESAKLTGNLNIHIINAIKENLRTINSYYSNKIESEGTHPIDIERAMKNEFSQDDKKKSMQQLSLVHIEVQKYLETTLDISSKAYSLEKILEIHKEFYSKEEMKYALNIKNGELEVEMIPGKLREGYVRVGEHIPPQSDELIACFNEFEMLYNQSRNSTHTMKLIYALCSHHRLTYIHPFYDGNGRVSRLYLDYLLYHSDIQGYGLWNISRGLARNQKEYRKFLSLADEKFSGYNDGRGPLTLKGLENFLEFMLDIALDQVLFMSEYLKLDSMATKIKAYVELSQKKLIHNVKPLPKNSNKLLEYLLVHGEVTRGDAQEILGVSAPKAIAIVKELLEEDYLQTDSPRGKLRFKLNSKLSNYLVPDLFEN
- the bioA gene encoding adenosylmethionine--8-amino-7-oxononanoate transaminase — protein: MNYIELDKKHAWHPYNSLPTKTKILPVKKTFGQTIVLEDDTELIDAMSSWWSAIHGYNHPKLVEALQNQAKIMPHVMFGGLTHEPAALLCEKLAKLTGLPSVFLADSGSVSIEVALKTAILYQKAKGKNVDKFISLENAYHGDTLGCMGVCDPNNSMHSLYGNYLPNNIFTSIENIKKTIEKHHHEVAGIVLEPVVQGAGGMRIHNPSYLKKVRELCTKYDIIFIADEIATGFGHTGKMWACEHADVVPDIITIGKCLTGGMMTLAAMCTTKHISDTISNSEIGVLMHGPTFMGNPLACSVANASIDLLLESNWQEKVSNINKIFTQKLKTLEEVEIVKDIRTIGAIGVVELHSPHFAQDIQDECQNQGVWIRPFGKLIYSIVAYTITNEELNKICDAMINAIKKINIQFKNMEQK
- the ppk2 gene encoding polyphosphate kinase 2, with the translated sequence MNLSDFDKTEYSGLYISKAAHPTFGKKYIARFQYNKKRYVKVLGYTKKDNLTKKTALTLMQKFKDSIVVEKEETTVEKPITEKNFDKKYQQLLEENKNLKAILGDFKDLDPETLKDGVQKIYDLEELKKYQIELIKLQNYLEAENKRMIILFEGRDASGKGGAIRRITRYMNNKHYRVVALGKPTETQRNQWFLQRYIQHFPTGGEMVLFDRSWYNRAMVEPIFGFCTKEEYEIFMEDVVNFEQDLVRQGMILIKLYFSVSKDEQKRRFDRRINDPLRQWKFSEVDMQAQDLWSEFSEKKYEMLRRTSSRAAPWHIVRSDDKHKARLEAMKIILNSVDYDGRNYALNFDADENINISVQRELMQMRKTANY